In the Rhizophagus irregularis chromosome 8, complete sequence genome, one interval contains:
- a CDS encoding uncharacterized protein (MEROPS:MER0133866; SECRETED:cutsite_TDS-SY; SECRETED:prob_0.4734); SECRETED:SignalP(1-22) → MNKKIIFYFLTALVVLIFKTDSSYSLPTIPKYDENYWTSEKMKKAKPLTTKNIGFRTRSSVEPIKNTTDSSKDAKSMQPFERKYDTKTGVANVDQPKNFPVGMLFMSLNGEDFTCTASVINTDDGNIGATAAHCLYDHDAQAYFQNVMFSPGYDNGQPGPLGKVPIAKMAITPEFLNNNDDEFDWGMVLFNFNMGNLPLKYYTGALGWVFQLGTDVPTTIQGYPDGGNLPNCPNNGQTLCMWQGETILANDYYIVHDLNLGEGASGGPLITQYDPNLNLGLLYSNYASFDELNDQLLGPIYDAIEFHALIGELTL, encoded by the coding sequence atgaacaaaaaaattatattttatttcttaactGCATTGGTTGTGCTAATCTTCAAAACCGATTCAAGTTATTCACTTCCGACGATTCCTAAATATGATGAGAATTATTGGACAtcagaaaaaatgaaaaaagctAAACCTTTAACCACTAAAAATATTGGATTTAGAACAAGAAGTAGTgttgaacctataaaaaatacaactgACTCCTCTAAAGATGCGAAATCTATGCAACCTTTTGAGAGAAAATATGATACAAAAACTGGGGTAGCAAATGTAGATCAACCTAAAAATTTTCCCGTTGGAATGTTATTTATGAGCTTGAATGGTGAAGATTTTACTTGTACCGCTAGTGTAATTAATACTGATGATGGAAATATTGGAGCTACTGCAGCGCATTGTCTTTATGATCATGATGCTCAAGcatattttcaaaatgtaATGTTTTCTCCTGGATATGACAATGGACAACCTGGTCCACTTGGTAAAGTTCCTATCGCCAAGATGGCAATAACACctgaatttcttaataataatgatgatgaatttgatTGGGGCATggtgttatttaattttaatatgggAAATCttccattaaaatattatacggGGGCTCTCGGTTGGGTGTTCCAACTAGGAACCGATGTTCCAACAACTATTCAAGGTTATCCGGATGGAGGTAATCTTCCAAATTGTCCAAATAATGGACAGACTCTTTGTATGTGGCAAGGAGAAACAATATTGgcaaatgattattatatcgTACATGACTTAAATTTAGGAGAGGGTGCAAGCGGAGGTCCTCTTATAACACAATATGATCCAAATTTGAATTTGGGtcttttatatagtaattatgCTTCTTTCGATGAACTCAATGATCAATTACTTGGACCTATTTATGACGCAATAGAATTCCATGCATTAATAGGTGAACTTACACTTTAA